The genomic region GTCGCAGACGCTGGGCAGGGACTTCCTCGGCTCGAAGGTCGCCGCGCGCTACCCGGACGGCCTCGTGCCGCAGGGGATCAGCGCGGAGCTGATCGCGCGGAGGTGGAACCTGTCACGGGCCCAGCTGGACGAGTTCTCCGCCGAGTCGCACCGGAAGGCCGCCACGGCGTGGAAGAACGGGTTCTTCGACTCCCAGGTCGTGAAGGTCACCGACCTGGCCGTGGACGAGACGATCCGGCCCGACACGACCGCGGAGGTGCTGGCCGGGTTGCGGCCCGCGTTCCGGGCCGAGCACTGGGAGCAGCGGTTCCCCGAGCTCGACTGGCGGATCACCGCGGGCAACAGCTCGCCGGTCAACGACGGCGCCGCGGCCGTTCTCGTCACCAGCGAGGAGGCCGCGCAGCGCCACGGACTGCGGCCCCGCGCTCGCGTGCACTCCTTCGCCGTCGCCGGTGACGACCCGGTCTTCATGCTCACCGGCATCATCCCGGCCACGCAGAAGGTGCTGGCGCGCGCCGGGCTCACGATCCACGACATCGACGTCTTCGAGGTCAACGAGGCGTTCGCGCCGGTCGTGCTGGCGTGGCAGGTGGAGACCGGCGCGGACCTCGCCAAGGTCAACGCCAACGGCGGCGCCATCGCGATCGGCCACCCGCTGGGCGGCTCCGGTGCCCGGCTGATGACCACGTTGCTGCACAACCTGGAGCAGACCGGCGGCCGTTACGGGCTGCAGGTCATGTGCGAGGCCGGCGGGCTCGCCAACGCGACGATCATCGAGAGGACCTGAGCGTGGACCGCACCCGCAGCTGTTCCTGGAGCGATCCCCAGAGGCTGGCCGAGGTGGTGAAGGAGACCGACGGCGCCGAGTTCCTCAAGAAGATCGGCAGCGGCGACCTGCCCGCTCCCCCGGTCGCCGAGACCACCTGCATCACCATGGCGGAGATCGGCGACGGCTACGCGCGGTTCGAGCTCACGCCCGCCGAGTGGCACCACAACCCGATCGGCTCGGTGCACGGCGGCATCCTCTCGACGCTCGCCGACACCGCGCTGGGTTGTGCGGTGCACAGCACGCTCCCGGCGGGCACCGGCTACACCTCACTCGACCTGACGATCAAGTTCACCCGCCCGGCCACGCTCGCCAGCGGCACGCTCACCTGCGAGGGCCGGGTCGTCACGAGTGGCCGCCGCACCGCCACCGCGGAAGGGCGCATCACCGACGGCTCCGGCCGGGTGATCGCCCACGCCGTCACGACCTGCCTGCTCTTCGGTTGATCCGCACCTCCAGCCCCTCCGGCCCGAGCCCCTCGGTGCCGGCAGGGGCGACCCGCACGCTGACCGGCTGACCGGTCTCGGCCGACACGACCTGCAACGGCCCGTCGTCGCGCAGGTAGGTGTCACCCCACTGCATCAGGCCGACGATCACCGGCAGCAGCGCGGTGCCCATCTCGGTGAGCACGTACTCGTACCGCGTGCGCGCGCCCGGCTCCCGGTAGGGCCGCTTCGCCAGCACGCCGAACTCGACGAGCTCCTTGAGCCGCTTGGCCGCGACCGCCTCGGTGATGCCCACGCGCCGCACGAACCCGTCGAACCTCGTGGTGCCGTAGAACGCCTCGCGCAGCAGGAGCACGGCCGACTTCGTGCCGATGACGTCCAGCGCCAGCGCGATCGAGCAGCGGTCCGGCTGCCACTGGTCCAGCGCGGCCAACGGGCCCTTCATGTGCATGGGCATGGCGAGCAGCCTACACCTGGCTAGTGTCGAGCATACCCAGCACTACGCGCGGGCCAACGCCTTGGCGAGGAACGGCACGGCCAGCGCGAGGACCTCGTCCGGGTTCTGGACGTGCGGGTAGTGCCCGGCACCCTCGACGACCACCAGCTCACCACGTCCGCGGGGCAGGTCGGCGACGACCTTCTCCCCCTCGGCACGCGGGTCGGCCCAGTCGGGATCGGCACTGCCCATGACGACCAGCACGGGACAGGTGACCTCAGCCAGACGCGCGCCGGCATCGGCGGGACTGGTCTTGCACATGGCCTGCAGCACCTCCATCCGGCCGGGCTCGCTCAGCTTGGCCTCGATGCGCGCGAGCTCGGCGGTCCAGTCGGCCGGCTTCACCGGCACCGCGAGGTCGAGGTACTTCTTCCAGGCGGCCAGGCTTCCGCCGATCATGACCTTCGCCAGCTGCGCGTAGCCCGCCCGGAACCGCTTCACCCGCAGCAGCCCGCCCACGTCGACGGACTGCGCGCGGGTGAACGGCGCGAGCTCGACGACACCGGCGACCACGTCGGGTGCGGTGGCGGCCGCGATCGTCGCCGCACCGCCGCTGATGGAGTGGCCGATGATCACGGCGGGACCACCGAGGTGGCGGACGACGGCCACCAGGTCTCCCGCGATGCCGGTGCGGCTGTAGCCGTCCCAGCCGACGCCGGAGTCACCACAGCCGCGGATGTCGACGTTCGCCACCCGGTACCAGCGCCGGGGCGAGGAAGCGGTACGAGTGGCGGCTGTCGCCGATGCCGTGGGCGAGCACGACGAGGGGCCCCTGCCCGGTCACGTCGTAGGCGATGGTGTTCCCGGCGATGTTCAGGTGCTCGGTCATGCCGCCCTCTCAGGTGGAGCTAATGTCGTTAGCTCAAAGCTAATGCCATTAGCTTCCGCTGTCAACGCCGGCGCCGCAGCCGTGGAGGATCATGGTCGGCATGAGCGAGCGAACGCCGTTGCCGGCGCAGGTGGACCTCGGCGAGCTGGACCGCCGGATCATCCGGTGGTGGCAGGACAACGACGTCTTCGCCCGCAGCGTCGAGCAGACCGCGGACGGTCCCGCGTGGGTGTTCTACGAAGGCCCGCCGACCGCCAACGGCATGCCGGGCACCCATCACGTCGAGGCGCGCGTCTTCAAGGACGTCTTCCCGCGCTACCGCACGATGAAGGGCTGCTCCGTACCGCGCAGGGCCGGGTGGGACTGCCACGGGCTGCCGGTGGAGCTCGCGGTGGAGAAGGAGCTCGGTCTGGCCGGCAAGCCCGACATCGAGAAGATGGGCATCGCCGCGTTCAACGAGCACTGCCGGGAGTCGGTGCTGCGGCACGTCGGCGCGTTCGAGCAGCTCACCGAGCGGATGGGCTACTGGATCGACCTCGCGCACCCCTACGAGACGATGTCGCCGGAGTACGTCGACAGCGTGTGGTGGTCGTTGCAGCGCATCCACGCCGACGGGCGGTTGGTCGAGGACTTCCGCGTCACGCCGTACTGCGCGAACGACCAGACCACGTTGTCGGACCACGAGGTGGCGCAGGGGTACGAGTCCGTGACGGACCCGTCCGTCTACGTGCGACTCCCCTTGCTCGAGTCGCTGCACGGGATCGACGACGTCGAGCTGCTGATCTGGACGACGACGCCATGGACGCTGGTGTCCAACACCGCGGTCGCCGTGCACCCGGACGTCACCTACGTGGTCGCGCGCACCGGCCAGAGCGTGTTCGTGGTCGCCGAACCCCGGCTCGACGCGGTGCTCGGCGAGGCCGAGGTGCTCGCGTCGGTGCGGGGTGAGGAGCTGGCCGGGCTGCGGTACTCGCGGCCGTTCGACCTGGTCGAGATCCCGGACGCGCACCGGGTGGTGCTCGCCGGGTACGTGACGACCACCGACGGCACCGGCCTGGTGCACCAGGCGCCCGCGTTCGGCGCCGAGGACCTGGCCGTGGCGCGGCAGAACGGGCTGCCGCTGGTGAACCCGGTCGGCCGCGACGGCCGGTTCCTGGCCGAGGTGCCACTGGTCGGCGGGATCTTCTTCAAAGAAGCCGATGCCGTACTGGTCGAGGAACTGCGGAACAACGGCCGGCTGTTCCGCTACGAGGAGTTCGAGCACCCGTACCCGCACTGCTGGCGCTGCCACTGGCCGTTGGTCTACTACGCGCAGCCGTCGTGGTACATCCGCACGACCGACGTCCGCGAGGACCTGTTGCGGGAGAACGAGCGCACGAACTGGTTCCCCGAGCACATCAAGCACGGCCGCTACGGCGACTGGCTGGTGAACAACGTCGACTGGGCGCTGTCGCGGTCGCGCTACTGGGGCACACCGCTGCCGTTGTGGCGCTGCGCCGAAGGCCACGTCACGGCGGTCGGCTCACGCGCCGAGCTGGGCCGCCTGGCGGGCACCGATCTGTCCACTCTGGACCCGCACCGGCCGTTCGTGGACGCGATCACCTTCTCCTGCCCCGAGTGCGGTGAGGTCGCCACGCGCGTGCCCGAGGTGGTCGACGCCTGGTACGACTCGGGTTCGATGCCGTTCGCGTCGCTGGGCTACCCGCACGCGCCCGGCAGCGTGGAGGCCTTCGAGGCCACCTATCCCGCGCAGTACATCTGCGAGGCCATCGACCAGACCCGCGGCTGGTTCTACACGCTGATGGCGGTCGGCACGCTGGTGTTCGGCAGGTCGGCGTACGAGAACGTGGTGTGCCTGGGCCACATCCTGGCCGAGGACGGCCGCAAGATGAGCAAGCACCTGGGCAACATCATCGAGCCGATCCCGCTGATGGACACCCACGGCGCCGACGCCCTGCGCTGGTTCATGGCCTGCTCGGGCTCACCGTGGTCGGCCCGCCGGGTCGGCGCCGGGCCGCTCGACGAGATCGTGCGCAAGGTCCTGCTGACGTACTGGAACACCGCGTCGTTCTTCAGCCTCCACGCCTCCACCCGGTCGTGGACGCCCGGCGACGACCGCCCCGTGCTCGACCGGTGGGTGCTGTCCGAGCTCCACACGCTGGTCACGGCCGTCGACGCGAGCATGGAGCAGTACGACACCGCGCAGGCCGGCCGGCTGCTCGCCGCGTTCGTCGACGACCTCTCGAACTGGTACGTGCGCCGGTCACGCCAACGGTTCTCGCGCGGCGACGAGAACGCCCTGGCCACCTTGCACGAGTGCCTGGACGTGCTCACCCGCCTGCTCGCGCCGTTCATCCCGTTCATCACCGAGGAGGTCTGGCAGCGCGTCATCCGGCCGCACGACACCGCCGCCGCCGAGTCGGTCCACCTGGCCACGTGGCCGGTCGCCGACGACAGTCGCGTCTCCCCCGGGCTGTCGGCGGAGGTCGCCGGCGCCCGCGTGGTCGCCGAACTGGGCCGCGCCGCCCGCAAGTCCGCGGGCCTGCGCATCCGCCAGCCGCTGGGCAGGGCCCTGGTCAGCACCCCGCTGTCGCGGGAGCTGCTCGACGACGTCGGCGACGAGCTGAACGTCAAGCTGATGCTGCCGCTCGACGCCGCGAGCGAGGTGGTCGACGTCGAGGTGCGGCCGAACTTCCGCGCACTCGGCCGGCGCTTCGGCAAGCGCACCCAGGAGGTGGCGGCGGCGATCACGGCCACCGACCCCCGTCAGCTGGCGGAGACCCTGCGCGCCACGGGAACTTTTGAGCTGGCCGGATCCGTCACGCTCGAGCCGGACGACGTGCTGGTCACGGAGGCGCCGCGCAGTGGGTGGGTCGTGGGGTCGCAGCAGGGTGTGACGGTCGCACTCGACACCGCGCTCACGCCGGAGCTGGAGGCGGAGGGGCGGGCGCGAGACGTCGTCCGGCTGGTGCAACAGGCCCGCAAGGACGCCGGTTTCGAGGTCTCCGACCGCATCGAGCTCGTTCTGGCGGCACCGGACGACATCGCGGCAGCCGTCCGCACGCACCGCGAGTTCATCGAACGCGAGACGCTGGCCGTGTCCCTGGCCCTGGAGGCCGCCGAGGAGGTCGCCGTCCGGGTCAGCAAGGCCTAGTCCCCACGGGTGGATCTCGGACCGGGACCGACACCGCACTAGAAACTGGAACGTGTTCTAGTTAGGCTACACCGCATGATCGCCACAGTGGTGTGGGGCACGGGCAACGTCGGACGTGCGGCAATTCGGGCCGTGGAGGCCCATCCCGGGTTGAAACTGGCCGCGGTGGTCGTGCACGACCCGAACAAGGTGGGCCGTGACGCCGGGGAGCTGGCTGGAACCGGTTACAACCTCGGGGTGGCGGCGACCGACGACATCGACGCGGTGCTCGCCGCCAGTCCGCGGGCCGTCGTGTACGCGGCATCGGGTGACATCCGGCCGGCCGAGGCGCTCGCCGACATCACCAAGGCGATCGCGGCGGGTGCCGTGGTGGTGACACCGTCGTTGTACGCGCTGTACGACCCGCGGAGTGCGCCGGCCGAGCTGCGGGACCCGGTGCTGAAGGCGATCGCGGACGGCGGCGGGTCGCTGTTCGTGTCGGGTGTGGACCCCGGCTGGGGCAACGACGTGCTGCCGTTGCTGGTGAGCGGGCTGGGCAGCCAGATCGACGCGGTGCGCTGCCAGGAGATCTTCGACTACTCGACCTACGACCAGCCGGACGCGGTGCGGTGGCTGATCGGGATGGGGCAGCCGCTCGACTACCAGGCGCCGATGCTGATGCCGACCGTGCCGACCATGGTGTGGGGCGGGCAGATCCGGTTGATGGCGCGGGCGTTGGGCGTGGAGCTCGACGAGATCCGCGAGACCGTGGACCGGCGGGCGCTCGACGAGACCGTGACGACGCGGACCATGGGCGAGTTCGAGGCGGGTACGCAGGGCGCCATCCGGTTCGAGGTGCAAGGCATCGTCGGTGGCAAGCCGTTGATCGTGATCGAGCACGTGACGCGGATCCACGCGTCGTGCGCGACCGACTGGCCGACGCCACCCTCCGGGGACGGCGCGCACAAGGTGATCATCGAGGGGCGGCCGCGCATCGAGGTGTCGGTCGAGTCCGACGACGAGGGCGAGAACCGGTCCGCGGGTGGCAACGCAACGGCGGTCGGGCGGCTGGTGAACGCCATCGACTGGCTGGCGGCGGCCGAGCCCGGACTCTACGACGCGCTGGACGTGCCGCTGCGGCCGGTGGCGGGCAAGCTCGGGAGGAGCACGCGATGAACATCGACATCCCGGAGGGCAAGGACCCCATCGGGTACGTGTGGGGCGAGATGGTACCGGGGATCGGTGTTGCGGCCGCGAACTTCTCGCTGGCGGTGTACCAGCACACCACGCTCGGGCTGCGCGAGTTCGAGGCGGCCCGGTTGCGGACCGCGCAGATCAACGGGTGCCTGTTCTGCCTGGACTGGCGGACCGAGCGCGACGGGCAGAAGGTCGAGGAGACCTTCATCGACGCGGTGACCCAGTGGCGCACCACCGACGCGTTCGACGACCGCACCAGGATGGCCGCGGAGTACGCCGAGCGGTACGCACTGGATCACCACGGTCTCGACGAGGACTTCTGGTCCCGCATGACCGCGCTGTACAGCCAGGTGGAGGTCGTGGAGCTGACGATGAGCATCGGCGCGTGGCTCTCGTTCGGGCGGTTGAACCACGTGCTCGGGCTCGACGCGGTCTGCGTGCTGCCCAGTCAACTCGGCGCCTCCACATAGGACCATCACAGGTCGGTGGCGATGATCTTCTCGATGTTGCGCTCGGCGAGCGCGGTGATCGTGACGAACGGGTTGACGACGGTCGTGCCGGGGATCAGCGCGCCGTCCACGACGTACAACCCCGGATACCCGTGCAGGCGGCCGTAGGAGTCGGTGGCCCTGTTCAGGACCGCGCCGCCGAGCGGGTGGTAGGTGAGGTGGTCGCCCCAGATCTTGTAGATGCCGAAGAGGTCGGTCCGGTAGATCGTCCCCTCCTTCGAGTTGATCTTGTCGAAGATCGTCTTGGCGGCGGTGATGGACGTCTGCTTCCACGCCGTCTGCCAGCTGAGGTCGACCCTGTTCGCGGCGGCGTTCCAGGAGAACGCGGCGCGGTGCGGGGTCTTGGTGATCGACAGGTAGAACGAGGCGTAGGTCTCGATCCCGGTCGGTAGCGGCGCCACCTCCGCGAACGCTCCACCGGCCGCCCAGTTGTCGATGCCAAGAGTGGGGATGGACGACTGCAGCGGCCCGGTCGGGTCCCACATGTGGTTGGCCCGGCCGCACATGACGTTGCCGTTGTCGCCCCAGCCCTTGCCGACCTCGCCGTTCAAGTTCGGCAGCGCGCCCGTGGCCTTGAGCTTCACCAGGAGCTTGCTGGTGCCGACGCTGCCGGCGGCGAAGAACACCTTGGCGGCGGTCACCTGCTTGGTGGCGACGACGTCACCGGTGGTGTTGAGCTGCTCGATGGTGACGGTGTAGCCGCCGGTCGTCGGCCGGACCGTGCTGACCCGGTGCAGCGGCGAGATCGTGACCCGGCCAGTCGCCCTGATCTTCGGGATGTACGTCTTCTGCAGGGACTTCTTGCCGTAGTTGTTGCCGTAGAGGATCTCACCGGCCAGCGCGGACTTGGGTACGGTCCCGGCGGCCTCCTGCTTCATGTAGTTCCAGTCGTACACCGTGGGCACGAAGACGAACGGGAAGTTGCTGCGCTGGGCGTGTTTGCGGCCCACCCTGGCGTACTGGTAGCACGCGGTGGAGTCGAACCAGGCGGGGTCGATCATGCCGACGCCGAGCTCGGCGTTGGCGCGCGGGTAGTAGGTGTTGTACATCTCGTCGGCGTTCACACCGGGCAGCACGTCGCCGAACGTCTCGCGCCGGGGCGTGACGGCCATGCCGCCGTTGACGAGCGAGCCGCCGCCGACACCGCGGCCCTGGTAGACGGTGATGCCGCTGAACTCCTCGGCGTCGAGGATCCCGGTGTACTTCGGGATGTTCTTGTCGATCGGAAAGCCGAGGAAGTTGCTCAACGGCTGTTTCGTCCTGGTGCGCAACCAGAACGAGCGCTGGTCGGGTGTCGTGGTGTTGGCGAAGACCTTGCCGTCCGAGCCCGGCGTGTCCCAGGCCATGCCCATCTCCACCATGTGGACGTCGACTCCGGCCTGGGCGAGGCGCAGGGCGGCCACGCACCCGCCGTACCCGGTGCCGATGACGAGCGCCGGAATCGTTGCGGCGTCTGCGATCGAGGTCGCCGCGTACGCCGCCGGAGCGAGCCCGCCGAGGGCCAGCCCACCAATAATAGAACCTGTTCCAGTAAGGAACGAACGTCGAGAGGGACCGGTAAAACCGTTGTCACACGTCATTGTGTGGTTCATGTGATCATCCTCACTCTTTCCGCATGAGAACAAGTTATACCTGCGCTTGTGCGGCAAGTCACTACCTGCTAGTCCCGGTTCCCACGGCACACGTGTGCACGCACTGTGCTGAACGGGTGAAGAGTGCGAACATGTGTTCGTGAGCTCGACCCCGATCCTGCACGCCGACCTCGACGCGTTTTACGCCTCCGTCGAGCAGCGCGACGACCCCCGGCTGCGAGGCCGCCCGGTCATCGTCGGCGGCGGCGTGGTGCTGGCCGCGAGCTACGAGGCCAAGGCGTTCGGCGTCCGCACCGCGATGGGCGGCCGCCGAGCAGCGCGGCTGTGTCCACAAGCGATCGTCGTGCCACCCCGGATGTCGGCGTACTCGGCCGCGAGCAAGGCGGTGTTCGAGGTCTTCCGCACCACGACACCGCTGGTGGAGGGCTTGTCGATCGACGAGGCGTTCCTCGACGTCGGCGGCCTGCACCGGATCGCCGGTCCACCGGAGACGATCGCCGCCCGTCTGCGCGCCCGCGTCCTGGCCGAGGTGGGCCTGCCCATCACGGTCGGCGTCGCGCGCACCAAGTTCCTCGCCAAGGTCGCCTCCGGGGTGGCCAAACCGGACGGTCTGCTGGTCGTGCCGGCCGACGGCGAGCTCGAGTTCCTGCACCCGTTGCCGGTCGAGCGCCTGTGGGGCGTTGGCACGGTGACCGCCGCCAAACTGCACGCCCTCGGCATCTCCACGGTCGGCGAGATCGCCGCACTCGGCCCGGACGCGCTGGTCGCGATGCTGGGCAAGGCAGCGGGCCGGCACCTGCACGCACTGGCCCACAACCACGACCCGCGCCCGGTCCAGGTGGGCAGACGCCGCCGCTCCATCGGCTCGCAACGCGCACTGGGCCGCCGCCCCCGAACCCCGGACGACCTCGACGCGATCCTGGCCTCGCTGATCGACGGCGTGTCCCGCCGCCTGCGCACAGCGGACCGGTCCGCCCGTACCGTCGTGCTGCGCCTCGTGCTGCGCCTCCGCTTCGCCGACTACACCCGTGTCACCCGCTCGCACACGCTCGTGCACCCCACCGCCGACACCGAGGTGCTGCTGAAGGCGGCACGCGTGCTGCTCTCCGCCGCGTTGCCGATGATCACCGAACGCGGCATCACGCTGCTGGGTGTTTCGCTGGCCGGGCTGGGAAAGGAGGACACGATCCAGTTGGTGCTGCCGTTCGACGAGTGCGAGCCGGGTGCGCTGGACACGGCGCTGGACCACGTGCGGGACCGGTTCGGCGGGAAGGCGGTGACGCGGGCGGCGTCGATCGGGCGGGACACCGGGGTGTCGGTGCCGCTGCTGCCGGACTGAGCCGACTCGGTGGTCGAGAACTCCCGCCCCGACCGCCGAACCGCGCGGTCAGGCCCTGACGCGGGCCTTCGTCGTCCACATCCGGTACCCGGCCTTCAGCGCCTCGGTCTCCGTCTCGAACGTCACGTCACCCTTCATCCGCCGGTAGTACGGCGACTCGGGCGTGTGGTAGACCATCGTGCGCGAGTTCCCCTTGACGGGCAACGACTCCTGCTCGGCCGGCACCGTCACGACCGGTTCCTCGGCCACCTCGACCACCGGCTGGCGCAGGATCTGCTTCTCCTGCGCGGCGCGGGGTGCGGGGAGGGCCAGCAGGGTCTTCGGAGACCCGGTGTGGGTGCGCCTGCGCAGGACGAACCAGGTGAGCAGGCAGCCCACGGTGAAGGACACCAGGCACAGCACGAACATCTGCGAGAACAACCAGAGCACGGGGGGACTCCTAGCGGACTACGACGTCGACCTGGCGTGTGGCCGGGTCGTACTCGCCGTCGGGGGCTGGACGGGTCTCAATGGCGATCAGCGCCGGTGACACGCCCTGGCCCACGAGCTCGTCGCGGACCAGTTCGCCTCGCTTCGTGGCCGTCGCGGGGTCGGTGCCGTGGGCGACCAGGGTGATCGAGGCGCGTGGTGCGACCAGGAGCATGCGGCCGACGCGGTGGACCAGCACCGGGCCGTGGCCCTCCCACGCCGTTGTGCCCTGCACGAAGCGGATCGCGCCGTTGCCGTTCACCAGGCGGTTGACCGAGTCGTGCAGCGCCTCGACGTTCAGGTCGCCGATGGTGGTGGACGGGCCGATCTCGATGCGGTCGGTGACCTGCAGGCCGTTGGCGGCCTGGCGGACGGCGTCGCGGACGGCGGTGGCGCGGTGCTCGTCCGGTACGCGGGCGGCGATCGCGACGTGTCCGGTGTGGACGGTCGTGGTCACCTCGGTCACCCTGGCGGACAGGGTGGCCGACACGAGCCTGCCGATCACCGCGGGCGGGATCGGCAGCGTGCCGCCCAGCCGCAGTGCCGCGGTGACCCGGTGGTCCGCCGTCGGCACCGCGTCGAGCAACGCGCGCCGTTCCGCGTCGTCGGCCACCGCACCCGCCACCAGGATCTCACCACCGCGCACCGCCACGAGCAGCTGCTCGGGACCGGCCTGGCGGACCTCGGTGCCGGCCACGCCGTCGACGTCGGCGACGACGGCCCGCACGGCGTCGGCCGAGCGCGGGGCCACCTCGCTGACCACCACCGAACGGCCGCTCACCGCGACGACGCCGTGGTAGCCGGCTTTCTGCAACGCCGAACGCACGTCGGCGTCCAGTGAGCGCTCGACGCCACTGCCGTAGACGAACACACCGGTGGCGGCGAGCAGCGCGGGCACCAACAGCCCGCCGATCCAAACCGCGTGAGGCAAACGCACGGCGAAGGGAGTACCGGACCGCGGGGAGGAAAAGCCAGTCGCTGCCCGCGTTCGGGCCGAACTTCACCCGGTCAGGTGGCGATAGGCGCCGCCGCAATCCCCTGTACGTGTCGAGTCGATCAACGTAGCGTCGTGGTCATGTGCCGGTACGCCGAGACGCCCTACAAAGTCCACTACGTGTGCGTGCCGTGCCGCAAGTCCCACAAGTACGCGTGGGACGGCGAGGACCACACCTGCCCGTCGTGCCGCCGGCCGATGACGTTCGCGGGCCACGACTTCGCGGCACCGCGGCGCACGGACGACTCCGGGTGGAGGGCCGTGGCCGCGGTGCTGGAGGCCGGGTTGCGGTACGAGGGCTTCGAGACGTGCGGGTGCGGGCGGCGACCGGGGTTCCGGCCGCGGACCGGGCCGAGGTGCGGGCGCGGCGGGTCCGGGGGCGGCGGCTGGAGCTGTCGGACGCGGAGGCGCTCGTGGCCCGTGATCCCGCCGATCTGGCCTGACCCGGCTCACCTGACCCACCCAACCCAATCTCCGCTGCCCGATCCTGAACGCCGGCGGAATGGCACTGGCACGCCCGGTTCGCCGCGGCTGTCAGCCGGTCGGCAACGCGCGCAGGAACGCCGCCAGCCGCTCTTCCAGGTGCGGGCGGACCTCGTCGCCGGTGAAGATCCACGGTGAGCGGGCCTCCATGCCGGCCACGACCATCTCGCCGACCTCGTCGATGCCGGGGCCGCTCCTGAGGAACGCGTCCACCGCCGGCACGTAGTCGTCGTGCAGCGCCACGGTGGGGTCGAACGACCTGGTGTTGCGGACGATCTCGGTGTCGACCGGTCCCGGGCACAGCACGCTCACGTCGACGCCGTGCTTGGCGACGGTCAGCCGCAGCGACTCCGACAGGGCGACGACGGCCGCCTTCGCCGTCGCGTACAACACGTTCGGGTCGGCCACGAGACCCGCGGCCGACGAGGTGTTCACGATGTGGCCGGCGCCGCGCCTGATCATCCTGGGCAGGAACGTCTGGACGCCATTGACCACGCCGGTCAGGTTGACCGCGAGCGAGAGGTCCCACTTGTCGTAGGTCAGCTCGGCCGGCACGGAGAACGGCACGATGCCCGCGTTGTTGAACAACAGGTCGACCGGTCCCAGCGCGGCCTCGACCCGGTCGGCGGCCGCGGCGAACGCGACCCGGTCCCGCACGTCGAGCGGCACCTCGGCCGCCAGCTCGCCGGCGCTGCTCGCCAGCGCCTCCTCGTCGACGTCGGCCAGCGCGAGGCGCACTCCCCGCTTGCCCAGCGCGCGGGCGATGCCCAGGCCGATCCCCTGCGCACCGCCGGTGATGAACGCGACCGAACCCGTCCAGTCCCTCATGGGAGCACCTCCCTGTGTTGAGCGATCGACACTATGTCAGTCAACACAGTACGCTGCTCAGCATGCCATCGACCTCGGAAGCACCGGTGCTGACACTCGGCCAGGTGCTCAAGACCGGAGGGCGCGCCGTGCTCGGCGTCCTCGTCGGCCTGCAGGTGCTCGACTCCGTCGACAACGTGATGTTCGTGGTGTTCGCCAAGAGGGCCGATCCAGACCTCGCTGCTCGTCGACACCTACCCGCGGGCAGGCCGTGGGCGTGCTCGGACTGCACCGCGCCGCGAACCGCGGGGTCGTCGTCGGCCGCTGCTGGCCGGCGTTCGCCGCGGTGCCGGCGGGCAGGAAGCGTGGCGGTGGCGTTCGGCCCTCGGTGCCGGGCTGCTGCTCGCCTGGCCGCGCTGCGGTTGCCGGAACCGGTGCGCGCACAGGAGCCGGGCGTGGGAAGCGTTGCGGCAGCTGCGGAGGATCCGCACCTACGTGCTCGTGACGGCGCTCTCCGCGTTCGGCATGGGTGTCGCGACCTTGCCGACCTACCTCTCG from Lentzea guizhouensis harbors:
- a CDS encoding acetyl-CoA C-acyltransferase, translating into MAPTSQAVLVDAVRTPLAKGKPGGAYSEIHPVDLHSTVLKALTDRTGLDPAAVDDVISGAVGQVGEQSGNTARWAALAAGFPESVPGVTVDRQCGSSQQALHFAAQGVLAGAYDVVIASGVESMSRIPIGSQTLGRDFLGSKVAARYPDGLVPQGISAELIARRWNLSRAQLDEFSAESHRKAATAWKNGFFDSQVVKVTDLAVDETIRPDTTAEVLAGLRPAFRAEHWEQRFPELDWRITAGNSSPVNDGAAAVLVTSEEAAQRHGLRPRARVHSFAVAGDDPVFMLTGIIPATQKVLARAGLTIHDIDVFEVNEAFAPVVLAWQVETGADLAKVNANGGAIAIGHPLGGSGARLMTTLLHNLEQTGGRYGLQVMCEAGGLANATIIERT
- a CDS encoding alpha/beta fold hydrolase, whose amino-acid sequence is MANVDIRGCGDSGVGWDGYSRTGIAGDLVAVVRHLGGPAVIIGHSISGGAATIAAATAPDVVAGVVELAPFTRAQSVDVGGLLRVKRFRAGYAQLAKVMIGGSLAAWKKYLDLAVPVKPADWTAELARIEAKLSEPGRMEVLQAMCKTSPADAGARLAEVTCPVLVVMGSADPDWADPRAEGEKVVADLPRGRGELVVVEGAGHYPHVQNPDEVLALAVPFLAKALARA
- a CDS encoding PaaI family thioesterase, with the translated sequence MDRTRSCSWSDPQRLAEVVKETDGAEFLKKIGSGDLPAPPVAETTCITMAEIGDGYARFELTPAEWHHNPIGSVHGGILSTLADTALGCAVHSTLPAGTGYTSLDLTIKFTRPATLASGTLTCEGRVVTSGRRTATAEGRITDGSGRVIAHAVTTCLLFG
- a CDS encoding winged helix-turn-helix transcriptional regulator, with amino-acid sequence MPMHMKGPLAALDQWQPDRCSIALALDVIGTKSAVLLLREAFYGTTRFDGFVRRVGITEAVAAKRLKELVEFGVLAKRPYREPGARTRYEYVLTEMGTALLPVIVGLMQWGDTYLRDDGPLQVVSAETGQPVSVRVAPAGTEGLGPEGLEVRINRRAGRS
- a CDS encoding alpha/beta fold hydrolase — its product is MTEHLNIAGNTIAYDVTGQGPLVVLAHGIGDSRHSYRFLAPALVPGGERRHPRLW
- the ileS gene encoding isoleucine--tRNA ligase, producing MSERTPLPAQVDLGELDRRIIRWWQDNDVFARSVEQTADGPAWVFYEGPPTANGMPGTHHVEARVFKDVFPRYRTMKGCSVPRRAGWDCHGLPVELAVEKELGLAGKPDIEKMGIAAFNEHCRESVLRHVGAFEQLTERMGYWIDLAHPYETMSPEYVDSVWWSLQRIHADGRLVEDFRVTPYCANDQTTLSDHEVAQGYESVTDPSVYVRLPLLESLHGIDDVELLIWTTTPWTLVSNTAVAVHPDVTYVVARTGQSVFVVAEPRLDAVLGEAEVLASVRGEELAGLRYSRPFDLVEIPDAHRVVLAGYVTTTDGTGLVHQAPAFGAEDLAVARQNGLPLVNPVGRDGRFLAEVPLVGGIFFKEADAVLVEELRNNGRLFRYEEFEHPYPHCWRCHWPLVYYAQPSWYIRTTDVREDLLRENERTNWFPEHIKHGRYGDWLVNNVDWALSRSRYWGTPLPLWRCAEGHVTAVGSRAELGRLAGTDLSTLDPHRPFVDAITFSCPECGEVATRVPEVVDAWYDSGSMPFASLGYPHAPGSVEAFEATYPAQYICEAIDQTRGWFYTLMAVGTLVFGRSAYENVVCLGHILAEDGRKMSKHLGNIIEPIPLMDTHGADALRWFMACSGSPWSARRVGAGPLDEIVRKVLLTYWNTASFFSLHASTRSWTPGDDRPVLDRWVLSELHTLVTAVDASMEQYDTAQAGRLLAAFVDDLSNWYVRRSRQRFSRGDENALATLHECLDVLTRLLAPFIPFITEEVWQRVIRPHDTAAAESVHLATWPVADDSRVSPGLSAEVAGARVVAELGRAARKSAGLRIRQPLGRALVSTPLSRELLDDVGDELNVKLMLPLDAASEVVDVEVRPNFRALGRRFGKRTQEVAAAITATDPRQLAETLRATGTFELAGSVTLEPDDVLVTEAPRSGWVVGSQQGVTVALDTALTPELEAEGRARDVVRLVQQARKDAGFEVSDRIELVLAAPDDIAAAVRTHREFIERETLAVSLALEAAEEVAVRVSKA